The nucleotide window ACCTTGGAAACACCTGCCTCTATGCCTATTGATAATATAGTATTTGGAAATTAGAAGTCAACAAAAGGCACTTTcatcattaaataaatgttctctGCATGAAGATCACATGACCTAGATCTTGTTCAAAGCCGTCTGCTCCTCAAGGACCTGAAGGTAATCGGGGGAACTCTGGAGTTTTGCTTTCAGTTCAAAATACTCACTGCTCTTCCTTTGCTCTACCACAATTTTACTGTGGTTGCCACCTATCAAtgacttcttgttttttttgtcttgttgttttTCTGGATAACGGATCTCAAAGCCACTGACACCTATGCTATTGTACTCCTTTTTGCTTTCTAGAAAATTCTGAATAAACACATTGGAATCCCTGCTCGGGAATAATTCATCCAGCTCATCAATTGTGCTCAATCTCTTTCTGCTATCTACATGTAGTAAGTCTTTCTCCTTGTCAGCAACATTTCTCATGACCACTTTCTGTCCTGGGGGATCTGAAAACATGAACCCAGTTTCTGACTCTTTCAAGCCACATGTGTGGCTCTTGCTCATCTGTTCTATGGTTTGTGGAATGAAAGCTTCTGTGCTCAGCCCGTCTTTTTTATTGGATTTGTGGTCATGCTTCCTCAGCTGCAGCTGCATGGAACCACACTCTGGATTCCCCAAACCTTCGTGTTTTGCCGTGGGTTTCTTGTTTCGTCGCAGCACAAAAACAAGAAGGCAAAAAGCAACAAACACAGTTAAAATGAGGACCACTAAGATACTTAAGATTAAAATCGACAGAGGCACTGGTCCACCAGGAGGACTTCGAATAGGACCCAGCGGGGTGGTGAAGGTAATGGCAGGTGCAGGGCTCGTGAATGGTGCAGATGGCTTGTTTAAGAGTTTTGGacataagatttcatttttgaGGGACTTCAGTTCAATGTTAGCAAACTGAACAGGTGTTTCACATTTTAGTTCTTTCACAATAATCCCATCGTTCAACTTCTCCAGCCACAGCTTTAATGCCACCAAGTCACAAGTACAGTCCCACGGGTTGCCCTCTAAGTCAATCTGTGTAAGAGATTGTAGTTGATCGAGGACCCCACTGACAGGTAGGTACATGAATTTGTTGTTCCTCAGGTTCAGTCTCGCAAGGGGTGCTCCAGAAAAAATGTAAACGGGCAGGCTCTTTAAGagattgttgtttaagtacagtaaCTGCAAATTTGGCATCGAGTCAAAGGTGCCCGCTAAGATTTCTTTAATCAAATTGTACTCCAAATAGAGATACTGTAGGTTATGAAGGCCTGAAAATATTTCGGGATAGAGTCTCTCAATCTGATTGCCATTGAGATACAGCCTGCGTAAATTAGTGAGATTGTGGAATACATCTCCCTTTATCACTGTAATCTGATTGCTGCCTAAATGGAGCAAATCCAGTCCTTCAAACTCGCTGAAGTCTGAGATATCCATATCTTTGATGCTGTTGCCATTGACATGCAACTTCTTGGCATTTATGGGTCTTGGTATCAGTTCAGACATGgattgtatatttttctcttggCAGTTGACACTCAGTCCCAAATCTGAAGGATGTGTTTTACAAAAGCAAGGCGCTGGGCAAGGTGTAAGAGGAGGCACCCTTGTTTGGTAAGATACAATCTGACTGAGGTTGCGATTGGAGAGGGCTTTGCCTGCCACGATTCCAGAGATCTTGGAAGGATTTGTAGTTTTCGGTGGTTTGGTCACTAATCTGTGTAAGGATGTTTGAGTAGTGTGACCATTGGGAGTGGTGTAGCCATTTTCCAGCTGAGATGGAGGCAGGATCCGTACATCAAAATCACTGCCTGTGCCCATGGGGCATAATTcttgtttgttggtttcttttaaaAGCCTTCCATATAAGTCACTGGGAGTTTCACAGATAGCTTCTCCTATGTAAATGTTATATGGCATATTCTCCAGCCAAGCTTTTAAAGGCAACAAATCACAGCTACAGTTCCAAGGGTTATCTTCCAGTTGCAATTCAACAACGCGGCCTATGTGTTCCAGAACTCCAATATAGGGGAGCTTCTGGATTCTGTTCCCTCGTATATCCAGATGGGTCAAAGATGCAAATCGGAATATATTATCAGGAAGGAATGAAATCAGATTGTCATTAAGAATGAGAACTTTCAGTTTGTGGAGCTTATTGAAGGCTCCTCGTTCAATATACTTGATTAAATTGTAGTCAGCCTGGAGATACTCCAAGTTCTCTATGCCAAGGAAAGTGTCAGCTCGGAGAATCTTTaattcattgttgttcaagtgcaacTGCTTTAATGCACTGAGGCCAAGAAAGGCTCCTCCCTCAATGTTCTGCAGTTTATTATTTCCCAACTGCAGGGATACTGCATGTGAAAAATTCAAGAATGTATTTGGATagaggatatttaaaaaattgttttggaaaTTGAGGTGATAAAAATTTGACCAAGGTGGTTTCAGTTGGTTTGGTCTGTAGACTGAAACCTTCTCACAGTTCACATACAGCACATTCTCCACTGACACACAGGAGCACACATTGCAAATTTCCACCGATAtgtcagaatctgcatttgtcGATGAAATCAGGGCTGACAAGATCAGAAAGAGCCAAAGAAACATCTTCTTGCAATCAGCAAACAATGTTATGCTTctgaataaagagaaataatctaaaaaataaaaagaaaacattttttcaatgatacttacttgaaaaattatttgtgctTATAAGTACAGTAACTGAAAATCTGGCTGTAATTATtagctttgtatttttaaagcaccAAAAGCTGTAAACATTCTCACTTACTCAAACAATAACCAATAAAAATGGCATATAtttaatttcctcacctgtagTTTATACAACATTTATAGGTGCAGAACACATGacaaacaacaggaaaaaagacTGTTGATCATGCTTATAccttaaaaatctgaaatattttctctacatGGACCACCAaactgtgaccttgaacaaacgTAGACCTTAAGCTTCCTATTTGGAACTTTAATGACTGATCCCAGCCCATCACAGTCAGCCTGTAGTTAGCACCACAAAGGCATTTCAATTAGTAGATTTCTACTCTCTAGCCTTCAGCTTGATAAGAAGCTGAACAGAGGAGATATTAGATCTCTGCGTTCAATGGAGTATGTCAATGAGATGATCTAGCTGCAATAAAGGGGACAGTCGAAAGGCCAAGGTGGAAGGAGCCCCTCAGGAAAGATATGCCTGAGCTTCAGTCCATTGGGAGGCACATTGCCACGAATCAGTTCACTCCTGTACACTactacctcaaaaaaaaaaaaaaacccacacacagattATCCTGTGAGGTTCTAGAAAAATAACTGAGTAAGGAAGGCCGAGTTTTGGATTCAGATAAATAAACGATACCTAGTTTCCTGTCAGTCCTCTTCCAAACAGGGGGAAAAGCCTTTTATCTTTGGGTTCCTGAATGCAGGAGAGAAACCTCCTTGCTCCTACATAGCTTACCTGATGCCCAAACAGCTTTCCCTCCCCGAAGAACTGGATCTCCTACCTACGTGGCCCTCTTCCATTACTTTGTGTGCCATTTTGAACCCAGCTCTGACTGACTGACACTTAGCTCAAATGCTTATCTGCTTCACTTTGACCACAGACTGCCACTGCTGAGGAAGAATTCACACACTACAATTGTTGAGTGACTGTATCTGCAGCAATAAATACAGATATTACAGCAAATGTGTGTCCTAAAATCATTTTCCAAACATCCCCTTCCCAAGATTACCACCCCATGTCTCTCTCTATAAACAAATCAAGAATCACTCTAGTGGAGTTTAATGCTTAGCAAATTAACCTGTTTTAGCCAATCCTTAAATACTGCATGCATACACAAATATATGCAATGCATCAtagaaaagattaaaaggaaCAACAAGCATTGTGGATTTTATTGATGCTATTTTAACCACATGAGTCTTTTCCATCTTGAATGGGAAGCTGGCTGCAATTTCATTATGGTTACCaccaaatattaattaaataaatcacCCAGGAATACACAATGAGGGAATGATACAAAGACAGAAGTGTCACACAGAAACTCCTTTGTTTATTTTACCCATGAGGAATCAGCCAGTGGTAAATTGAACATGTCTCAAGGTAGACAATTCATTAGCCACGACCCAGGAAGATTTGCATTTTAAGTAGTGCGGTTCAGCATACAGGAAGCACCGCCAagattctccttggctgccatatAGACCTGCATTCCCCCTATTCACTGTGACAGCTTGATTGGCAGTGCAAAAAGAAGTCATAATTCTTAAGTATGACATCATTCAAACCAACTTTCAttgtaaaatcaaaattttacttGATCTTTTTTCATTGCTATAGATGTGGTTTTCAACAGAAATTCTAGTTCGGTTGAGTCATTTCTTGttcctaccaccaccaccaccacccccgccccaagaaaccaaaaagtaaccaaatgaaaaacaaaacaaaacaaaaacctgaatTCAGTACAAAAATAAGAACAAGGAGCATCAACAGATCTCAAATGCACAAGGagctcccttccttctcccaattTCTACTTTAagtagggggcagggggagcgcaAGGAAGAGCTAGGAAGTTCCCCAATGCAGCTCTATGAAACAGAGGAAGCCAAGACAGCTGGAGGACCAAGCAAGGGAACTGGGTAGTCATCTGCctaaagagagaagggaagagagattGAAAGGGCAAGAGACTGTGGAGAagtagagaggggaagaaatcaAGAGCTAGGAGAAGGGAGCTAGCATGAGGGGAAGGGGGCATTAcatgtaaggggaaaaaaacttcaCATTCACATGGCACCACTAAAACATGCCCGTTTTAAGAACGGTGGTGTGGGAAggcagcaaagaaaaagaaaacacaaagtatGAGTTAGGTACCAAGAGCTATCTCTTAGGCTGCCAAGAGTGGCCTGGCTCgctcgctctctcgctctctctctctctctctctctctctctctctctctgccccgcAAGACGCTCAGCTCCCAAGGCTGGCCATGATTGCACAAACCTAGCTTTACCACAAGTCCAGGAACTACCTGAGTGCCGCGCCTGGCGCTCCGCACTCGTGTGAAGAGAGCTGGTATGCGGGGAGCAAACAGCCCGGGAGAGTGGGCCGAGGTGGCACCCCTGGCCTGGGAAACCTCCGTCTGCCCGCCTAAGgcacggggttgggggggggggggtcgcgcTCACTGCCGCCCCCTGTGCGCTACCTCGGGCCGGCAGCGACGCGGCTGATGGGGCCGCTGGCGATGGCGCGTACCGCAATGTTTTGCCGCATCCTGGTGCCGGGAGCCGGCACCAGCCCCCTCCCGGGTCCGAGCCCGAGCGGCGGCCTCGTGGGCCCGGCAGCGGAGGTGGGGACCGCTCCGGATGTCTTGGGGGCCTTCAGACCCGCTGCGCACACATTTCTTTGCGCGCTCCCGTCCCACAAGGGGCAGCTGCTGGAGTTTCCGTCCGCCTCTCTAGACCCGGACGTGCAGTGGTTGAGGGGGAAGATATGGTCAGCTCAGGCCACGAGGGCGATGGCCACTGGGGTGTCACTGGCCCGATTTTCACTTGAATAGTGACCCTGTCGTTCCTTGGCTGAGAGCGCCGGCCCAGGCTCCCCCTTGCCCGCAccgccgccccccccgcccccccacctcaccctggCCAGCCACAAAACGCTGCTCTCACCAAGCCAGATATCAGCTCAACATTTGGGCATCTTGCAAAGTCGCGCTACCAGCGCTTGCCCAGCTTTGCAGGGCTTTTAGAGTTACCCACCGGCTTCTCTCGTATCCCCTTTCTCGCTGGGTGCCAGAAATCTCCGACCAGCTTGCGGGCCACTGCCCAGAGCCTCAGATCCACGTCCGCCTAGAGTGTCTGCAACGGGGCACACCGAAAACAAAGCCCAGTGCAGCGGCCCCGACAGTCCGAGCCGCCCTAGACTAGGGCACTTTCCCCGCCGCCCCTGCCTTCCTGGGGGGCAGCGAAGCTCAGAACACCAGATTCTTTAGGTCCTCAGGGACTTGCGACCACGCCACGGGCAAGCAAGCGGGAGCGGAGGTGGAGTCGCCAGTACGGCCGCTTTGGCCACTCTGCCAGCCCCAAACCAACACGAcccaaactaaaaataataagctACCTGCCCCCCTCCGCGCACGAGCGCGCGCGCGTGCGCACaaacgcgcgcgcgcgcacacacacactagctACAGAGctgaggggagaagagggagcgCGTGTTAGTGCAGTTCTCTCAGCCCCCACTGTAAATTTACCCACCTTCGGAGCCTGATGGCTCTTATAGAGCGTGCGGCGCCGCGGTCCGTGCTGCAGTTTCAGCGATGTTCACTACGCGATCCCATCACCAGCTCCTCCGCGCTCGCTCGCCCGTCAAACCCACCAGGCAGCCCGGGCAAGCAAGCAGCCGGGCAGAGGCGCGCGCGCACCGGGCCAGACACCGCGCGAGACACCGCGCGCGCACCCAGCCTCTCGCACACGGGCTGCACCTTTACATACACTTGCTCaatccccgcccccgccccccttcaGCATACACG belongs to Phyllostomus discolor isolate MPI-MPIP mPhyDis1 chromosome X, mPhyDis1.pri.v3, whole genome shotgun sequence and includes:
- the SLITRK4 gene encoding SLIT and NTRK-like protein 4 — translated: MFLWLFLILSALISSTNADSDISVEICNVCSCVSVENVLYVNCEKVSVYRPNQLKPPWSNFYHLNFQNNFLNILYPNTFLNFSHAVSLQLGNNKLQNIEGGAFLGLSALKQLHLNNNELKILRADTFLGIENLEYLQADYNLIKYIERGAFNKLHKLKVLILNDNLISFLPDNIFRFASLTHLDIRGNRIQKLPYIGVLEHIGRVVELQLEDNPWNCSCDLLPLKAWLENMPYNIYIGEAICETPSDLYGRLLKETNKQELCPMGTGSDFDVRILPPSQLENGYTTPNGHTTQTSLHRLVTKPPKTTNPSKISGIVAGKALSNRNLSQIVSYQTRVPPLTPCPAPCFCKTHPSDLGLSVNCQEKNIQSMSELIPRPINAKKLHVNGNSIKDMDISDFSEFEGLDLLHLGSNQITVIKGDVFHNLTNLRRLYLNGNQIERLYPEIFSGLHNLQYLYLEYNLIKEILAGTFDSMPNLQLLYLNNNLLKSLPVYIFSGAPLARLNLRNNKFMYLPVSGVLDQLQSLTQIDLEGNPWDCTCDLVALKLWLEKLNDGIIVKELKCETPVQFANIELKSLKNEILCPKLLNKPSAPFTSPAPAITFTTPLGPIRSPPGGPVPLSILILSILVVLILTVFVAFCLLVFVLRRNKKPTAKHEGLGNPECGSMQLQLRKHDHKSNKKDGLSTEAFIPQTIEQMSKSHTCGLKESETGFMFSDPPGQKVVMRNVADKEKDLLHVDSRKRLSTIDELDELFPSRDSNVFIQNFLESKKEYNSIGVSGFEIRYPEKQQDKKNKKSLIGGNHSKIVVEQRKSSEYFELKAKLQSSPDYLQVLEEQTALNKI